TCGTCCACAGGCGCAGCTCGTCGAGGTAGCCGTTGAAGGAGGGGAAGCCCGCGCCCGCGTCGTGCTTCTCGGCGCCGAGCACGATGTAGGGCCCCCAGGGCGTCACCGGGTTCGCGACCCCGCCGTTCGGGTAGCTGATGTCGTCGGTGGAGGCGCCGGGCGAGGACTGCCAGTCGAGCAGGCCGTCGACGACGATCGACTTCAGGCCCGTCGCGGCATCGCGTACGCAGGCGACGTGGTGCCAGGCATCGTCGAGGAGCAGCGTTTCCCCTTCGATGGTGTTCGGCGAGTCCGCGCCCGCCGGCGCGCGGCCGGTGCCGAAGCGCACGCGGCCCCCCGCCAGGCTGATCCCCCAATCCTGCTGGTTATCGGCCCAGATATCGCGGTCGACGACGACGTTGCCGTAGATCCAGTCGTCGCCCCAGCTCTCGCCGCCGCCCCAGCCGCTGGTCGCGTTGTCGATGAGCCGACCGCGCAGCCAGAACTCCACGGTGAAGTCGCCCGCGCCGAGATCGCAGGGCGCGCTGGCGTCGGGGCCGGGCGCGTTGTCGTCGATCGCGATGCGCGCGCGGTCCTGCTGGCCGGCGCCGGTGCCGTGGAAGCGCAGGGCGTGGGCCGAGCCCTGGCCTTGGGCATCGCTGCCGAGCGCGAGCACGAGTAGGGCCAGGCCGAGCGCGGCGCGGCGCGGGCTGCGGATCATCGCTGTTCCTCCCTGGCGGCCGCGCGCAGCAGATCAGCCAATGCGCCGAATCAGCTCCGTGATGCGCGCGAGAGGATGGGAAGTCAGGGGCGCCACATCTCCACGTAGTCGATGAGCATGTTGGCGCCGTTCGTGG
This portion of the bacterium genome encodes:
- a CDS encoding LamG domain-containing protein, which codes for MIRSPRRAALGLALLVLALGSDAQGQGSAHALRFHGTGAGQQDRARIAIDDNAPGPDASAPCDLGAGDFTVEFWLRGRLIDNATSGWGGGESWGDDWIYGNVVVDRDIWADNQQDWGISLAGGRVRFGTGRAPAGADSPNTIEGETLLLDDAWHHVACVRDAATGLKSIVVDGLLDWQSSPGASTDDISYPNGGVANPVTPWGPYIVLGAEKHDAGAGFPSFNGYLDELRLWTRALAPAELAAIADRVIDPASAGLVGYYRFEEGAGTAIADASAAGSPTAPS